From the genome of Paracoccus albus:
AGCACCGGCCCTATATGGAAAACCAGATGAAGGATCGCGGTTATGAGCTGGTCGAGGTCGCGACCACCATTACCGCGCCCATGGGCGTCTATTCCGACCGGATCGAAGATCTGGCCGACTTGCCCCAGGGCGGCTCTATCGCGATCCCGAACGATCCGACCAATGGCGGTCGCGCGCTGCTGCTGTTGCAGGATCTGGGTCTGATCGGACTGGCCGAGGATACCGGCCTTGTTCCCAGCACGCTGGATGTGACCGAGAATGAGAAGGATCTGAGCTTCCTTGAACTCGACGCTGCCCAGCTGCCGCGTGCACTGGCCGATGCCGATGTCGCGATCATCAACACCAACTACGCCATCGATTCCGGTCTGGACCCGAAGGAAGATTCCATCGCGATGGAAAAGGCCGACAGCCCCTATGTGAACATCATCGCCGTGCGTAAGGGTGATGAGGATCAGCCGTGGGTCGAGACGCTGGTCAACGCCTATCACTCGGATGAAGTGAAAGCATTTATCGAAGAAAACTACGGCAGTTCGATTCTGACGAGCTGGTAAGATTGCCGATCAGGACAATCTGAAAGGCCTGGCATTTGCTGCCGGGCCTTTTTCTAACCCTCGCCCTCTGCAGCGGTTGTCAGATTAAGCGCTTCCATCCGTTCCGTATCAAGGATGTGAATTTCTTCCGGCGGGGTGCGCAGCGCAAAGCTCATCAGCCGCAAATCGACACCCATTTCGTCCAGATAATCCATAACGCTGGCCTGCGCCCGCTGGACATCGCTGACCGCAAGGAAAGCGGGCAGGAGGGTGTTCTTGCCGAAATAATGCTGGTGCACGCCGACAACCGCGCCCTCGGTCGCCTGACGCGTGACACCACCGGCAAGAATATAGGGGCAGGCGGACAGGCAGACTGCGCCGTCTTCAACTTCAGTGCTTAACCTTGCACCGCGAATGGTGCGACCAATGGCCAGAGCATCGGCCACAGAACCACCCGAACTGTCCAGCGAGACACGGGTTTCGCCGGGCCGGTTCTGGTCAAGCCAGGTGGTGAAACGATCCGCATCGCCGTCCGCAATCTGGCCCGAAAGGCGGATGGCGCCATCCTCGATACTGAACTCAAGCGCGTTTGCCATCGGGCGCATTGCCGGGGCGCCGGGCTCCGACGGCCCGATATCCGGGCGATAGGGACGGACGCTTGGTCCTTCGACCGGGGGCGCAAACAGACCGGGCGCGGCACTGCCGGGGTTTCCGCGCAAGTCTATCCAGATGATCGCCAAAGCCAGCAGCACCTGCGAGACCAGCACCGCGCGGATGGCTGCCTGCGGCGACGACAGCAGGCGCATTCAGCGCTCCATCACGTCGGGCTTGCCGCTGGCGGCGCGCGGGTCATCCGTGACCTCGCTGCGAAGCGGAACAGGACGCGGCGGCGCGGCCTCGGCAGGGGGTTGCGCATGGGTGGGGCGCATAGGTGCAGGTTCGTCGTCATATTCCCGAAGCACCTCGGCGGCTGCAAGGGCTGCGCGAAGCTCTCCCACGGTCATGCGATCATCGCTGTGGTGCACACCGCGCCCGGACCTTATCGCCGACTGAATGACCATGATGATGAACACCAGAACGGCGGGCAGAAGGTCGATGGAAATTGCGCCCGCCCATGCCGGGATGAAGTTTCCTGCATAGACGATCACTGCATCGGCGGCGGACATGGGCGCATAGACTGCCTCATCCGGTGGCGGCAGGGCCTCGACCTCGGCCGCGGCGGTCGACAGGGTATTTGCCCGCTGCTCGACCAATGTCAGGACAGAAGTGATCGTGTTCGACTGGCCAAGCTGAACCTCGGGCGAGGATCCGTCCAGTTCGGGCAGAACGACCGCCTCGGACAGGTCATTCGCGGCGCGGCTGACAAGCGGTGCCGGATTCAACTGGCGAAGCTGGGTGATAAGCCCTGAAAGCACCACCGCATCTTCGGAAAACTGCACCGTGCGGTCAGAGAGCACACCCGGCCCGACCGTGGTGCCGCGCATCTGCGACAGGATATTGTTGCCCTGGGCAAAGGTTGCTTCTATCGGGCCTTCCACCTCATTCAGCTGGACCTCAAGCGCCTCCAGCTCTGCCCGCTTTTGGCTGAGGACGCGGAACACAGCGCCGCGCCCGGAAAAGCCGGACAGGGTGCCGCCTGCCTCAAGCTCTGACAGGTCGTCGAAGCTTTGGCGGACACGTGCAACATCGCGCGACAAAGACTGTCCGGCGACGGCGTTGGAATGTGCGCGTTCCAGCGATGCCTGATAATGCTGGATGGTCGTCGCCATATGGGTTTCGACCGCAGCACCCCCGGCAAGCGCCGCCGCGTTCAGCCATGATGACATGGCGACGATGGCGACGCAGCCAAGCACCATTGCCAGGAACAGGCCCACGCGCGATGCCGCACTGCGCACCGCCGGCAAAAGGCGCAGCATATAGGACCAGAACACGAAGATACCGACCGAAACGGCGATGGAATAGGCAAGTGCGGCGAAGGTCGTCCAAATGCCGGGATCGTCCAGCAATGTCCTGACGCCCAGATATGTGTAAATCCCAGAGGCCGCCGCCAAAACGCCAAGCGCGGTTGATGTGAAGCTGTCCAGCCAGTCCAGATGACGCTCCAGCTCTCGGGCGTATCGGTCGCCGGCACGGTCCGAGCGGGTGGCGTGATCTGTCATCTCTGCTCCGTCATAGCGGGTTTTGGTTCTGTCGGCGCCTGTATGTTTCAGCATAACGGCATGCTTGTCGATGCGCCGCGAGCGCGAGCGGGTTCACGCTTGCATGATGCCGTCATTCGATCCGGGCGACGATGTCGCCTTCGGCAATTTCGTTGCCCGCCTGGACCTTCAGGCCGATTGCGCCTTCGGCATCGGCGTTCAGCGTCATTTCCATCTTCATTGCCTCCACCACCGCGACGGGCTGATCCGCTGACACCGTGTCCCCATCCGACACCAGCCAGCGTGCCAGCACCCCCGAAACCGGCGCGCGCAGCCCCTTGCTGTCCAAGGGTTTGGCGTTCGCGGCGACCTGCTGCGCCGGCGCGGTACTTCCCCCAATCGCCGCTGCGAGCCGGTCGAGCGCGGTTGCACTCAACCCCAGATCGACGCGCGCGCCGTTAACTTCCGCAGGCAGGCGCAGGACGGTATCCTCAACCGAGGTGACACGCAGCGCGGCATCCAGATCATCGGCGAAATCGGTTTCGATCCAGCGGGTATGAACGCGGAAATCCCCGTCTCCGTTGAAGTCAGGGCTGTCAATCACCGCGCGGGCAAAGGACAGCACAGAAGCAACGCCTTCAATCCGGAACTCTGCCAAAGCGCGACGGGCGCGGGCAATGGCCACGTCTCGCGAAGGACCCGTCACGATAAGCTTCGCCATCAGAGAGTCAAAGGCCCCCACGACGGTCGATCCGCTTTCGACCCCGCTGTCAAGCCGGATACCGGGGCCAGCGGCGGGCGCAAAGCGCGTGATGCGTCCGGGCGTCGGCAGGAACCCCCGGCCCGGATCTTCGGCATTGATCCGGAACTCGATGGCATGACCGACGGGTTCGGGCATCTGGGGCAGTTTCAGGTGCTGACCCTCGGCAATGCGGAACTGTTCGACCACCAGATCGACGCCCGTGACGGCTTCTGTCACCGGGTGTTCGACCTGCAAACGGGTGTTCACCTCCAGAAAGCTGACCATGCCGTCAGCACCAAGCAGAAATTCGACCGTCCCCGCGCCGCAATACCCTGCAGCGGCGCAGATATCGCGGGCGGCATTGGCGATGCGATCCGCCACATCATCGGACAAAAAAGGTGCGGGCGCTTCTTCCACCAGCTTCTGATTGCGCCGCTGAAGAGAGCAGTCGCGCAGCCCGACGACCACGACATTGCCATGCTGATCCGCCAGGACCTGCGCTTCGACATGGCGGGGGCGGTCCAGAAACCTTTCGACATAGCAGGCGTCATTTCCAAAGGCGGTCCGGGCCTCGCTGGCGGCGGCATCGAACAGCTCTTCGATTTCGTTTTCATTCCGGACGATCCGCATACCGCGACCGCCCCCACCGGCGGCGGCCTTGATCGCGATGGGCAGGCCGTGTTCGGCGACGAAGTCATGGATTTCCGCAGCATTGCTGACCGGGCCATCTCTGCCCGGCACAAGCGGTGCACCGACGGAACGCGCAATCTCACGCGCCGCAATCTTGTCGCCCAGCCGTGCAATCGTGTCGGCCGACGGACCGATCCAGATCAGCCCTGCATCCGTCACGGCCCGCGCGAAATCCGCGCTTTCCGACAGAAAGCCATAGCCGGGATGCACCGCATCCGCCCCTGCCCGCCGCGCAACGTCAAGCAGAGCATCTGCGTTCAGATAGGTCTCCGCCGGGGTTTT
Proteins encoded in this window:
- a CDS encoding MetQ/NlpA family ABC transporter substrate-binding protein, which gives rise to MFRLTTFASVLTLSAAAAMAEDIKIGVTPGEHAEIMAEVARIAEPEGLNIDMIEFSDYVVPNQALSDGDLDANSFQHRPYMENQMKDRGYELVEVATTITAPMGVYSDRIEDLADLPQGGSIAIPNDPTNGGRALLLLQDLGLIGLAEDTGLVPSTLDVTENEKDLSFLELDAAQLPRALADADVAIINTNYAIDSGLDPKEDSIAMEKADSPYVNIIAVRKGDEDQPWVETLVNAYHSDEVKAFIEENYGSSILTSW
- a CDS encoding biotin carboxylase N-terminal domain-containing protein, with protein sequence MKKILIANRGEIALRVIRACRDYGLQSIAVYADQDADALYLRHSDQAFSLPGKTPAETYLNADALLDVARRAGADAVHPGYGFLSESADFARAVTDAGLIWIGPSADTIARLGDKIAAREIARSVGAPLVPGRDGPVSNAAEIHDFVAEHGLPIAIKAAAGGGGRGMRIVRNENEIEELFDAAASEARTAFGNDACYVERFLDRPRHVEAQVLADQHGNVVVVGLRDCSLQRRNQKLVEEAPAPFLSDDVADRIANAARDICAAAGYCGAGTVEFLLGADGMVSFLEVNTRLQVEHPVTEAVTGVDLVVEQFRIAEGQHLKLPQMPEPVGHAIEFRINAEDPGRGFLPTPGRITRFAPAAGPGIRLDSGVESGSTVVGAFDSLMAKLIVTGPSRDVAIARARRALAEFRIEGVASVLSFARAVIDSPDFNGDGDFRVHTRWIETDFADDLDAALRVTSVEDTVLRLPAEVNGARVDLGLSATALDRLAAAIGGSTAPAQQVAANAKPLDSKGLRAPVSGVLARWLVSDGDTVSADQPVAVVEAMKMEMTLNADAEGAIGLKVQAGNEIAEGDIVARIE